A window of Candidatus Bathyarchaeota archaeon genomic DNA:
GCTACGGTGTTATCATAGGCTCAAACGTAATCGACCTGACCCTCATAGTTGGCGTAGTCGTCCTGTACTCTGGGAAGCTAACGTTGGACTCTGCGATGATAAAAAACATACGCATGTCTTTTTTGGCGGTTATACTCCCAGTGGTGCTGTTTTTTGATTTGGAAATCTCGCGCCTAGACGGCGTCATTTTGATTGCTGCGTTTGCTGTTTATGTGGCGGTGCTGCTTCGAAACAAAAGAGACGGTGAAGCAACTCAGGGCAAAAGAGCGAAACTGCGGTTCATCTTTGAATTCGCGATTCTACTGGTCAGTTTAGCGATACTATTTGCTGGCGCAACCCTTGTCACCAACAACGCCCAAGAAGTAAGTTTGCTTTTGGGGTTGCCCTTGTTTGTAGTCGGAGTCGTAGTGGCGGTTGGGACTTGTTTGCCTGAACTGGTTTTTGCCCTTCGAGCCTGCAACAAAAAACACTGCGGACTCGGCTTAGGCAACATCTTAGGAAACGTCCTCGCAGACTCCATGCTAACCATCGGCATAATAGCACTCATCCAACCCATCAAACCCACATTCCCCCTGCCACCACTCGCAACAGGAGTTGTGATGGCGGTTTCAGCGTTGATAGTGTATTGGGTTTCAAGAGACGGTGTATTAGATAGAAAAAACGGTGCGTTGTTGCTAGGGGTTTTTGTTGGTTTTCTGGTTATGCAAGCGGTTATCGAGACTTTCAAGTTAGCAATTTAAGTTGAGCTCACATAAACGGAGCTTTCAACCCCGACAAGCAAACTTCGGAAAGTTCAAGGATATACTGACTTGCTTTTCTAACGAGTCACAATAACTGGGCAGGGCGCATTCTCTGCCACGCCATGACTGACGCTGCCCATCATGATCTCCTCTAACTTACTCAACCCTCTAGCGCCAACCACAACCAAACCGAACTGCCCCTCTTTAGCCGTCTTAACAATCTGATCAACCACGTTGCCTTCCAACAGCAAGGTCTGAACAGAAACACCTTCAGCTTCAACGATTCTTTTTCCGTCAACCAAGATGCTTTGAGCAGCACTTTGTGATGCTTCTTTGTCTTGTGGCTTAGCTGGAGGAATTAGGGGTGCCCTTTTTGGTTGTACATGCAACAAGGTTATTGTTCCGCCAGTCATTTTAGCGACTTTTATGGCTTCGTTCAATGCGCGTTTAGAATGTTCAGAGCCGTCTACTGGTACTAAGATTTTTTCATACATCAGAGTGCCCTTGTATTTTCCTTAACTGTTGTAGGTATTAATAATATTTTTCTAAAAATATGGTGCAAGGGGGGATTTAACCAATGGCGGTTATTTCCCGAACGTGGGAAAAGGTTATTGCTTCAAGTTAGCAGTTTTTCGATGCCTTCTATAAAGCAATACTGAGAAAACTACAATCGCTAAAATTACTAAGGCAATGGTTATGATTTCTAAATCCAAAACTACACCACTTGTTGGGAAAGGCATCGGAGTCGGAGCTATGGCGTTAGTATCAACCTGTTGAGTTAATGGGTAGTGGTCAACGTTTTTCTCATCAATAACGTAAGAACCGTTACCATTGTAATCGTCCCAATAGTTACCGACAACACCATTATCCCAAGAAACAACATCTGTTACATTGCCGATGACATATCGTCTTTCTATTTTATCTAGAGTTAGGTTGTAGGGATATTCTGTTTCCACATAAGCGTTTTTTGTGTTATCAATTATGTTGTTATAGAATATTTTAGTTCCATTGCTGATGGGAGGGTATTTTTGGAGAGCGAAATTGTTTAAATATATTCCAATTCCGTTTCGTGTAATATAATTAGAATAAATACATGAGTTGCTTACCGCTCCCTCAAATTCGATACCGTATCTTGAATTATCCGTTATGTTGTTGTAAGAAATGGTGATGTTGTTAACAACATCATGATAAAAATCAGAAAGGTTGATTCCAATACTGTTATTGAAAATGTTGTTTCTTATTATGGTAACGTTAGAACTTTTAGAAACATGCAAACCCACATAACTATTAGTTAATATATTATTTTCAACCACACTATTTGAAAACTGTATACTCAATGAACCCTCAAAGGTGTTAGAAGATATATTTTGATTATTTCCGATTCCTGAGAGGTAGGTTTGGAAAGTATTGTTTATAATCTTGCAGTTAGAACCAAGAATTCCAACGCTGCCAATTTGTGAGTAAATAGTTGAACCGAAAAAACTTTTGATTGTAAACCCAGAAAAAGTAACATTATCAGCTTCTATACAAACTGCTACGGAAACTCCTTGAGACCAGTCCATTGAAAGAACAGTATTTCTATTTTCACCAACCAAAGAAATTGATTTGTTAACTATAACTCCATAATTAGGAGTTCCTGAATGGGGACGTGCTATTATGGAGTTTTGCTCAGTATACTTGTAAGTTCCTGCTCTCACGACAACTGTATCGCCATCGTTTGCATGGTTTATCGCTGTCTGGATGTCGGAATAATCATCTGGTACAATGATATTTCTGGTTTGGGCTTTAACGGTTAATTGTGCAGTAGAGGTTACTATTAACAAAACAACTAAACATATTGTGAGATACTTACCCAATCTAGCCATAATCAAAGTTAGCAGTCTGAAAGGTTATATAATTTACTTGAAAATTCTAATACTAATTATTTTGTTAATATCTTCCTCTCTTGGAACTTTTGTTATCCTTTCCTCTCTAATGTAAATGGGTTTAGTCCATTGTATAGCGTAGTGTTTGCAAAAGTGACTATAAGCATCAATCTGGTTGTCTTTGTAGCCATCGGCATATTTTTGAGAAGCTATGAATTCCTTGACTTTCTCAGGGTCGTTTAAGTCTACATTTCTACTTAAGAACTTTAGTCGTTTAAGCATTGGAGCAAGAGTAGTGTCTTTCTGCCTTCACTTTTTAGCTTTAAAATCACAGGCAAAACAAATGCGATAGAGTCAGATTGTGGTCAGGGGGTGGGATTCGAACCCTCAGTCAGCGGGCGATATCGCCAGCCTATGTTTCTTCGCAGCTTCCTTCCACCTTTTCCTTCCTTTACCAGAACTACCCACAGAATCTTAAGCTGAATTGTGGATTCAATTACCATTTAACCGACATTGCCAAAGAAACTAACTGTCCACCCTGCTTCCCCTGGGAACGCCACAAACCTACCGAAAGGAACCCAGCTGACTTGTTTCGGAATGTCTTTTACAGCCATGTCATCACCCAGATAAGTGAAACGAGTATCTGGTCCACCAAGTTTTTCCACAACCCTGTCGATGGCGTAGTCGTGAGTGATCCATGGTGCCCAAAGCAAAACGATGAAAGTAAAACTCGCGGCAACCAAAATGGCTACGATTTTCTTTTTCATTCTTTTGAAGCTTCCACATACAGATATTTACCACCTTGGCTAAATATTTTCGCTGAATCACGTGACTGGTGCATTTTGCTTTATTATGTTATGCTGGAGGCCTGATTTTTTTGATTAAAAGAAGCTAAATCGCTAAAATAAACTCCTATGTTTTAACATACTGGTGCAGGGGGTGGGATTCGAACCCACGAACGCCTACGCGATAAGGTCCTAAGCCTTACTCCGTTGACCTGGCTTGGAGACCCCTGCAGACGTGTGGTCAAAGAAAAATAACGTCCTGCCTAATATTTATTTAATCTCACAAGAAAATAACTGAGCCCAATATGTCGCTTTGAGGGTGCGCGCTGGGAATAGCTTTTATTTTTCAACTAAAGTAATAGTCACTTGTGGCAGACATACGTTGACCTTTCTGACACCTTTCTGGGAAGGCTTCACATGTTGGCTGGGCAACTTAACTATCTGGGATCTTATTCTAATTTTTTGGCTATTCATCGCAGTTGACCTGACCCGCTCAATCGGAAAACCCCTTTTCCTCTTAGCCCACAGCCTCCACACCAAACTCAAACCCAAAAAACCCCCTCCCGCCTTTAACCCAAAAATTTCAGTCATAATTCCCGCATACAACGAAGAAAACGCGATTGCAAAATCAATAGAGTCTGCACTAAACGCGGACTACGATTACAAGGAGATCATCGTTGTAGATGACGGTTCCAAAGACAACACGTATCAACGGGCGAATTTTTTTGCCTCCGACGGTCGAATAAAACTTGTTCACCGCGACTACTCAAGCGGCAGCAAAGCAGGTGCCTTAAACTACGGTATACTTTTTGCCTCTGGAGAGGTGCTTGTCACCGTAGATGCAGACACCTTAATTGAAAAAAACGCCTTAAAAGAAATCGTGCAACCCCTAAGTGATCCTGATGTGGTTGCTGCGTCGGGAAAAGTAGGCATCCTTAGTGGCGAAAACGGCTCCAAAAACCTGCTGGTTCGCCTCCAAGAATACGAGTATTTTTTGGCTTTTGAGGTGGGTCGCCCATTCAACTCAGTTATGGGGACGATTATGATAATTTCAGGTGCGTTCGGTGCGTTTCGCGGCAGAGAAATGAAAAACTTGGGGCAGTATGATAAGGACACGATTACTGAAGATTTTGATTTAACGATAAAGCTTAGGAAACTTGGTAAAAAAATCGTGTACGCCAACAAAGCTGTCGCGTGGACTCTTTCTCCGTTTACTTGGAAAAGTTGGAGAAAGCAGAGGATCCGTTGGACAAGAGGTGAAGCGGAGACTCTTTGGAAGCACCGAAACGTCCTTCGGCGGAGAGGGTTTGATTTGAGGTCGGTGGTTTCGACTTGGGATATGTTGTTTATGGATGTGATTTTGCTTGTGCTAAGAGCTGTTTGGTTTGTGAGTTTAGCGTATATGTTTAGCGCTAGTTTAGTGTATGTTTTGTTTTTGAGTTTGATTATATATTTAGTGATGGAAATGTTTGTTGTGGTTTTTGCGGTGGGTCATTCGCGGAGGTTACGTGACTTAAGGCACATGTTGCTCATACCTGTAATGGTTTTAATTTACAGGCCATACTATGCTGTCATTCGGTTGAAGGCGTATTTTGATTGGCTTTTCAAGAAAAAAACAGAATGGTAAATCTGCTCATACACTTAAAACATTCTGGTCATACCTATCCTGCGAGAGTTGATGTTTGCCTTTCTCGGTTAATTCATAGATGTATTGTTTTTCAAGTTTAGCTTCACTGAAGTCAAACTGTTCTTTGCATTTTGAACACACAAAAACTATTCGTGGAGTTGAAAACAGGTGTCTATTAGCACAACTGTACCCTACGCCCACCCTTCGGTAGTCAACGCCTATCTGCTTTAGGTCTTTGTTGCATTTCAAGCAGACCAACTTGTCGTCTCGTTTAAAGTTTGTATCGAAATCTACGTAGCCGCAACTGAAATGCTCGATTATTTCGCCTCTGTTAAGCAGACGACTTTCGCATTGGGGGCACTGTAAATAGAACTCGAATGATTGGCCGTTGCATGTTGCGCATTTTATCGTGGAGCAGTATGGAGTCTTTTTTACTGTTTTTTTGTCTTCCAGAAGCGTTAATTTTTCTGCGACCTCGTCAATTGAGCCATCTATCTCGGCTGAAGTGGTCAACTTTAGTGTGGGTGTGATTTTTAGTTCCTGGAAGTCTGCTAATATTGATAGGAGTGTTTGTTCGTTTTCTGTTTCAGTAGGTGATTTTAAGGCGACTTTGCCGTCTTGGTCGGTTGAAAGCAGAAATTCTTGATGGTTTACATGTTCAAAGCGGTCAACAATCAGGGTCTCTCCTTTGAAGAGCAAGTTTCCGTCAGAGTTTGAGACAATGAGATCCAAGTCGGCTACTGGCGCATGGGTGATGCCGATGATTATGAGGTTGAAGGCTCTGCCTAGCAGTTTTATTCCTCTTATGAAGTCGTAGGCTTCTTTTGTATCCATGTTTAAGGTAAGTGTGGAAAGGGAGTCGATTATTATGAAGCCGTTTTTTATCCAGTCAAGAAATGGGCTGATGGTTTCTAGGAGCATGTGAGGGTTGTATTCGAGGGTTCTTAGCTCGGCGGTTTCGATTAAGGCTTTTTGGCTGTAGGAGAAGAAGTCTATGAAGAAGAGGCTGTAGCTTTTGTCGTAGGCTGTTATGTCTAGTTTGATTTGTTTGAAATGCCGTTTGATTTCTGCTGCTGGGCGGTCTAGACAGATGTATAGGCCTTTGAGGCCGTTTTTTAGGAAATTGTTTGTTAATTGAAGTATAAAGTTACGTTGGTTTGGGGTGAATTTGCCGCTTATACAGATGCATGAGGGAGCGATTATGCCGCTCTCTAAGGTTTCGTCAAGTATAGAAAACCCTGTTGGCACATGTAGCATTAAGTCACCTTTTGGCTGCCTTTTGGCTGCCATAGTTGACTTGAATGCTAAAATTAATTAAGCTTTCCTGTACCCAACCCAACACCCTGCGCTCTTTCCTGTTTTCCCTGTTTAAAATGAACGCTTTGACCGCAAGCTCTTTATTTACTATCGTATTTGTTTTGGAGGAAGAACAAAAATTTGCCTTCGTAGCCTAGCCCGGTGGGGCGTTACCTTGGTAAGGTAATGGTCGCGGGTCCAAATCCCGCCGAAGGCTCCACTTCTGTTCATTTTTGGTTAAGCTAAATTGCGGTTTTGGTTGGTTGTACCAAAATAGATAATAAACTGCCGTATGATTTCGACTCAATGACCTTTAGTAGCTTCGTTAGTCGGCTTTCTGGTGTTGTGGTTAGTCTTCTGAGCAGTAGTTCGTTGATGATGTTGTCTGCTCTTGTTTTGGTTTTGGGTGTCGGAGGTTTTCCAGAGGGGTTTTTGGTTTCAAACGGGGACATAGCCATGATGTCGTTGATACTGATGATGACTCTTGCGCTTTCCTCCATACAGCTCAGAAGCCTCAAACTCCGCTCCTACATTAAAGAGGTTAGAAACGCTTTTGGTCTGTCTTTTGTGCTCTTGACCGGCGTCACTTTAGTTGTAGCATACTTCTTTAGCGGTGACCTGAGAGCAGGCTGGATACTGTTGGCTGCGGTGCCGTCTGCGGTGTCAGTGATATCTTTCACTTGTCTGTGGGGTGGAGAAACGGAGTCGTCAGCTGTCTCGACGATTGCAATGTACCTTGCCGCGTTGGTGGTTACGCCACTGATTACTTTCGTATTCTTGGGCACCGCGGTAAGCATGTTAACTTTGCTGTACTATCTGTGTCTCCAAATAGTATTGCCTCTGTTCCTTTCAAGAATAGTTAAACGCTACCTAACCTCTCCCAAAACCCGCAACATACTCATCCACAGCTGCTTCTTCATTCTCGTAATCGCAGTAATGGGCGAAAACCGAAGTCTGCTATTCTCCGCGGGAACCGTCGTGGCGACTTTAGCGGTGTTTGCGGTCATAAGAATCTTCGGCGTCGGCATAGCTTCTGATCGTCTTCTTCGTAAACGCGGCATAAAACAGTCCAGTGCCGTTTCCAAGGTTCTCTTCAGCACCTACAAGAATACAGGCATGGCGGCGTCGTTGGCATTGATGCTCTTGGGACCTCAAGGGGCTCTGCCTGCTGCAGTTTGCATGGTGGTCGATGTGGTGTGGCTTATATTCGCGGGGAAGTTCCTGTTCCCCCAAAAAGCAGAGTCTGCTTTCGCCGCAGAAGAATGAATTAACATTCAAAACTCGATGTCTTAAGCGGTTAATCTCAGTAGGTAGCGTTTGTATAAAATTGTATAAAATTGGTTAACCTTATTCCCATTGTTGGGGCAGGTTTGGAAAAAACTTCTTATGCCTTGTATGCGAGATAGTCTTTCACCGAGAGGGGAACATGGTTAGGTTCTCGTTTGAGAAACGCGAAGTCGCAACTTTAGCGGTGTTGCTTCTGGGTGCCTTCGCAGTTAGAGTTCTGCTGTACCCCCAGCAAGGTTACCCCATTGACACCAACGACTTTCTTTCGTGGTTCAATACGGCAGCCACAGGCGGCATAAGAGATTTCTATCAAAACACGTGGTGTGATTACCCGCCGGTTAACATTTACCTCTTCTGGTTCTTCGGCAACATAGCCAACGCCGCCACAACCCTCGGCATAAACGCCGTCAACATCGTCAAATTAGCACCCACCCTGTTTGACCTCGCCACAGTCGTCCTAATCTACATGTTTCTGCGCAAACAATTCAGCCACAAACAAACCCTCATAGCCACATCCCTCTATGCATTCAACCCCGCAGTAATCTTTAACGTTGCATGGTGGGGACAATTCGACGCCATCTACACCTTCTTCTTGGTGTTATCGCTCATGTTGGCGCTCAAAAGGAAACCGGAATTATCCGCAGTAACCTTTGCGGTAGCGTTGTTGACTAAACCGCAAGGTATCGCTTTACTTCCGCTGGTTGTGTTGGTTATTTTCATGAAGGATGGCGTCAAGCGACTTCTCACATCTGTAGCTGCCTTTACAGCAACCGTGTTCTTGCTGATTTTACCCTTCCAGTGGAGCAACCCCATCACTTTCCTCACAGACATCTACTTCGGAGCGTACAGCGGCTACCAGTACACTTCAATCAACGCCTTTAACATCTGGGGCATGTTCGGCATGTGGATGCCCGACAGCGGCGGCCTCTTTGTTTTGGGCTGGGTTATGTTCGGATTTTTTGCTACGTTATTCCTGTTTGTAACGTATAAACGGTTCAAAGTATCAGGCGAGGGACTTGTTTTCTTCACTGCGTCAATGTTGTTCTTTGCATTTTTCATGTTACCCACCCGCATCCACGAACGTTACCTATTCCCTGTGCTGGCGGTTTTGGCACTGAGTTTTCTGCTCTACAAGAAATCAAGGGTTATCTATGCAGCGTTAACTGGAACTGTTCTGGCGAACCAAGCCTACATCCTCTACTGGCTTAACGTGTCCTATCCGAACGCTTCGCCTAATTTGACGGGGGACCCTGTGGTTTTGGCGGTAAGCGTTATTAATTTAGTGCTGTTCCTTTATGGCGTAATGCTAATGTACAGTGAACTTAGGGCGCAATCATCGCTCCAAGCTAAGCCAACGGAGCCACTGAACCAAAAAGAGCCAAAAGGGGAATCGCAAAGTGAACTTTGAGCTAAAAATAACAAAAGCAGACATCCTAACAATGGTGCTTTTGTCGGTACTGTTCTTCGGTATAGCCTCATGGAACGTGGGCAGAATCGACTCACCGACCACGGATTGGGAAACCACACAGCAAGCAAGTTTCTATGTTGATTTAGGCTCCGTTCAGCAAGTGCAAAACGTTATCCTTTGGGTGAAAATGGGCAACGCCTCAGCACAGGTCTTCTCAGGCGACCCCGACGCGTGGAACTCGTTGGGCAACTTTAGCCTCCAAGACCGCGCCACAGACTACCAAGTCCAAAAAACCCTACCAGTAAACAGCAACACACGGTACTTGCGGTTTGACATAGTAGCGGTTACTTTTGATTCTCGCCCGAACTTTTCGAATTGGGGCGTAACTAACCCCACCGACAAGGACCCCTCGCCATACATCCAGATAACAGAGATTGGACTCAGCGACCCAAACAATCAACAGGTGCCAATTGTTTCTGTTTCAGGGTTAAACGGAACAGACGCAACCATCAACAATTTAGTTGACGAGCAATCCTCCCTTGAGATTCCACCCACCTACATGTCTAAAATGTACTTTGACGAAGTCTACTTTGCAAGGGCAGCAGAAGACTACGTGAACCATGTCTTTCCCTTAGAGCGCACACATCCACCGCTGGGCAAGCTAATCCAGTCTTTAGGCATCGTGGCTTTTGGTGAGACGCCGTTTGGCTGGCGCATAATGGGCGTCATCTTTGGAACTCTGATGGTTCCCTTGATGTACCTCTTGGGCAAGAAGCTATTTGGGACATGGATAGGCGGATTTTCCGCTGCGTTTCTGTTCACGTTTGATTTCATGCATTTCACCATGGCAAGAATCGGCACCGTAGACACCTACGTCGTGTTCTTTTCGTTGCTTTCTCAACTGTTCTTTTTAGTCTACTTCACCAATGTCCTCAAGAAAGGCTGGAAAGAAACTTCGGTTTTGCCGCTTCTGTTGGCGGTGGTTTTCTTTGCGTTGGGTTTCTCGACGAAGTGGTTCATTCTCTGGGGCACAGCAGGGTTACTGGCGCTACTCGTTGCAGTCAGGCTCAGAGAAGTTTTGCGACTCAAAGGCAGCTTAAGCGACAAATACGTAGCTTTCTTTGCCCACCCCTTCCTGCTACTATTGGGCTGCATCGGCGTGGTTGCCGCCATCTACTTTGCCACCTACATCCCCGAAATGCTCATGGGAAACTCCCCGATGACCATCCTTGAACTGCAAAACGCCATGTTCAGCTTCCACTCAGGCACCGTAACCGACTCCGCTGCGGCTCCATGGTGGTCTTGGCCATTCATGTTCCGCTTGGACGGCACAACAGTACCCAGATGGTTTGACATAACCTACTTACCTAACAGCACGGTTTCGACGATTACAGTGTTTGGGAACCCCGCAGTTTGGTGGGTCGGCTTTGCGGCTATGCTGATTTTGGCGTTCAAAGCGTTCCACGTGGAAGAAGCGTTCACGGTTCTCAAAAGACGCTTATCCAAATCTGCGGCAGAGGAACAAGAACCAGTAACCGTCAGGGGAAAAGGTTGGGATGTCACGGCAATCTACATCGTTGTCGTGTTCTTGTTCTCGTGGTTAACCTACGTTTTTGTGGGCAGAGCCACCTACATCTACCACTACTACCTAAGCGTGCCCCTCATCTGTTTCGCCACAACCTACTTCAT
This region includes:
- a CDS encoding sodium:calcium antiporter, which gives rise to MVLIPILLIAAGLTVVVLCADEAIKRLLNLARFFRLSEFTTSFVLAGVIAILPELTIGVVAALSGSSSLGYGVIIGSNVIDLTLIVGVVVLYSGKLTLDSAMIKNIRMSFLAVILPVVLFFDLEISRLDGVILIAAFAVYVAVLLRNKRDGEATQGKRAKLRFIFEFAILLVSLAILFAGATLVTNNAQEVSLLLGLPLFVVGVVVAVGTCLPELVFALRACNKKHCGLGLGNILGNVLADSMLTIGIIALIQPIKPTFPLPPLATGVVMAVSALIVYWVSRDGVLDRKNGALLLGVFVGFLVMQAVIETFKLAI
- a CDS encoding universal stress protein — translated: MYEKILVPVDGSEHSKRALNEAIKVAKMTGGTITLLHVQPKRAPLIPPAKPQDKEASQSAAQSILVDGKRIVEAEGVSVQTLLLEGNVVDQIVKTAKEGQFGLVVVGARGLSKLEEIMMGSVSHGVAENAPCPVIVTR
- a CDS encoding right-handed parallel beta-helix repeat-containing protein → MARLGKYLTICLVVLLIVTSTAQLTVKAQTRNIIVPDDYSDIQTAINHANDGDTVVVRAGTYKYTEQNSIIARPHSGTPNYGVIVNKSISLVGENRNTVLSMDWSQGVSVAVCIEADNVTFSGFTIKSFFGSTIYSQIGSVGILGSNCKIINNTFQTYLSGIGNNQNISSNTFEGSLSIQFSNSVVENNILTNSYVGLHVSKSSNVTIIRNNIFNNSIGINLSDFYHDVVNNITISYNNITDNSRYGIEFEGAVSNSCIYSNYITRNGIGIYLNNFALQKYPPISNGTKIFYNNIIDNTKNAYVETEYPYNLTLDKIERRYVIGNVTDVVSWDNGVVGNYWDDYNGNGSYVIDEKNVDHYPLTQQVDTNAIAPTPMPFPTSGVVLDLEIITIALVILAIVVFSVLLYRRHRKTANLKQ
- a CDS encoding glycosyltransferase, with the protein product MTFLTPFWEGFTCWLGNLTIWDLILIFWLFIAVDLTRSIGKPLFLLAHSLHTKLKPKKPPPAFNPKISVIIPAYNEENAIAKSIESALNADYDYKEIIVVDDGSKDNTYQRANFFASDGRIKLVHRDYSSGSKAGALNYGILFASGEVLVTVDADTLIEKNALKEIVQPLSDPDVVAASGKVGILSGENGSKNLLVRLQEYEYFLAFEVGRPFNSVMGTIMIISGAFGAFRGREMKNLGQYDKDTITEDFDLTIKLRKLGKKIVYANKAVAWTLSPFTWKSWRKQRIRWTRGEAETLWKHRNVLRRRGFDLRSVVSTWDMLFMDVILLVLRAVWFVSLAYMFSASLVYVLFLSLIIYLVMEMFVVVFAVGHSRRLRDLRHMLLIPVMVLIYRPYYAVIRLKAYFDWLFKKKTEW
- a CDS encoding glycosyltransferase family 39 protein, whose amino-acid sequence is MVRFSFEKREVATLAVLLLGAFAVRVLLYPQQGYPIDTNDFLSWFNTAATGGIRDFYQNTWCDYPPVNIYLFWFFGNIANAATTLGINAVNIVKLAPTLFDLATVVLIYMFLRKQFSHKQTLIATSLYAFNPAVIFNVAWWGQFDAIYTFFLVLSLMLALKRKPELSAVTFAVALLTKPQGIALLPLVVLVIFMKDGVKRLLTSVAAFTATVFLLILPFQWSNPITFLTDIYFGAYSGYQYTSINAFNIWGMFGMWMPDSGGLFVLGWVMFGFFATLFLFVTYKRFKVSGEGLVFFTASMLFFAFFMLPTRIHERYLFPVLAVLALSFLLYKKSRVIYAALTGTVLANQAYILYWLNVSYPNASPNLTGDPVVLAVSVINLVLFLYGVMLMYSELRAQSSLQAKPTEPLNQKEPKGESQSEL
- a CDS encoding phospholipid carrier-dependent glycosyltransferase, which gives rise to MNFELKITKADILTMVLLSVLFFGIASWNVGRIDSPTTDWETTQQASFYVDLGSVQQVQNVILWVKMGNASAQVFSGDPDAWNSLGNFSLQDRATDYQVQKTLPVNSNTRYLRFDIVAVTFDSRPNFSNWGVTNPTDKDPSPYIQITEIGLSDPNNQQVPIVSVSGLNGTDATINNLVDEQSSLEIPPTYMSKMYFDEVYFARAAEDYVNHVFPLERTHPPLGKLIQSLGIVAFGETPFGWRIMGVIFGTLMVPLMYLLGKKLFGTWIGGFSAAFLFTFDFMHFTMARIGTVDTYVVFFSLLSQLFFLVYFTNVLKKGWKETSVLPLLLAVVFFALGFSTKWFILWGTAGLLALLVAVRLREVLRLKGSLSDKYVAFFAHPFLLLLGCIGVVAAIYFATYIPEMLMGNSPMTILELQNAMFSFHSGTVTDSAAAPWWSWPFMFRLDGTTVPRWFDITYLPNSTVSTITVFGNPAVWWVGFAAMLILAFKAFHVEEAFTVLKRRLSKSAAEEQEPVTVRGKGWDVTAIYIVVVFLFSWLTYVFVGRATYIYHYYLSVPLICFATTYFINKYWHKPLGKVATIILFAATVALFLAFYPVISGAPASTDYIHNLKWFKSWFFAP